Proteins encoded together in one Neobacillus sp. FSL H8-0543 window:
- a CDS encoding amino acid ABC transporter substrate-binding protein, translating into MKKLTVLLALLLSIFLVLSACGNDEKKESKEKDNKQSDDQNLLKKIKDDKKLLIGTEGTYPPFTFHDTSGNLTGFDVEIATEIAKRLGVEPEFKETQWDAMFAGLDAKRFDMVANQVGIRPDRQEKYDFSDPYITSAAVLIAHKDNEEIKAFEDIKGLNAAQSLTSNYGELAKKFGANIVGVDGFNQSVELITSKRVDVTINDKLSFLDFTKQKPDAPIKIVDTSEDASASGLMFRKKSESLVDEVNKALQEMISDGTYKKISEKWFGVDVLK; encoded by the coding sequence ATGAAAAAATTAACCGTTTTGCTTGCCTTACTATTAAGCATTTTCCTAGTTCTTTCTGCATGCGGTAATGATGAGAAGAAAGAAAGTAAGGAAAAGGATAATAAACAGTCTGACGACCAGAATCTGTTAAAAAAAATCAAGGACGATAAAAAACTATTGATTGGAACAGAAGGTACCTATCCGCCGTTTACTTTCCATGATACCAGTGGAAATTTGACTGGTTTTGATGTTGAAATTGCAACAGAGATTGCCAAACGGTTAGGTGTTGAACCAGAATTTAAAGAAACACAATGGGATGCCATGTTCGCAGGATTAGACGCCAAGCGTTTTGATATGGTTGCGAATCAGGTGGGAATTCGACCAGACCGACAGGAGAAATATGATTTTTCTGATCCGTACATCACCTCAGCAGCTGTTCTGATTGCACACAAAGATAATGAAGAAATTAAAGCCTTTGAAGATATAAAAGGTTTAAATGCTGCGCAATCGCTAACAAGCAACTATGGAGAGCTGGCAAAAAAATTCGGGGCAAATATTGTTGGTGTAGATGGCTTTAATCAAAGTGTAGAACTAATCACATCAAAGCGTGTAGATGTAACTATTAATGATAAACTCTCTTTTTTAGACTTTACAAAGCAAAAGCCTGATGCTCCAATTAAAATTGTTGATACAAGCGAGGATGCGTCAGCTAGCGGATTGATGTTTCGAAAAAAGAGTGAATCGCTTGTGGATGAAGTGAATAAAGCTCT
- a CDS encoding amino acid permease, which translates to MGNSNKLGFWVLTSLVVGNMVGSGIFMLPRTLSEAASPSGVILAWLFTGLGVLMLALVFGNLAIRKPQFSGGPQIYAKELFKSGSQASILSGFMATWGYWIGNLAGNIAIVTTFAAYLSTFFPILTSQADWFSIGDFTLKLGNGLTFIVCTILLWGTHFLILRGLEGAGKLNFAATAAKVLGFFAFIIIGLFAFEKANILPLVAERFDDAGQSMGLLSQVNNAALNTLWAFLGIESAIVFASRAKKQSDVKKATIVGLFIALTIYIGISTLVMGMMDQNALIQSDKPLIDAIQTVLGPVAGKILAGMGLISLIGSTIGWVMLSSEVPYQAAKQGLFLPAFLKENKKGLPLFSLILTNGIGQLFLFSTVSKSISDAFDFVIAIATLSYLVPYFISAVYQMKLVVTGDTYKGNKSRYTDGVISLLAVIYSVYVIIAGTADIKTFALGVLLLASGIFFYGPLKKKQTIADNHKAA; encoded by the coding sequence ATGGGGAATTCAAATAAACTAGGTTTTTGGGTATTAACTTCTCTCGTTGTTGGAAATATGGTCGGTTCAGGAATTTTCATGCTTCCTCGGACATTATCAGAAGCAGCAAGCCCATCCGGGGTAATTCTAGCATGGCTTTTTACTGGCCTTGGTGTTCTGATGCTTGCCTTGGTTTTTGGTAATTTAGCGATTCGAAAGCCGCAATTTTCCGGTGGCCCGCAAATATATGCGAAAGAGCTTTTTAAATCCGGATCCCAAGCATCCATTTTATCTGGATTTATGGCAACATGGGGTTACTGGATCGGGAACCTTGCCGGAAATATCGCGATAGTCACAACCTTTGCAGCATATTTATCAACATTCTTCCCAATACTAACAAGTCAAGCAGATTGGTTCTCCATCGGTGACTTTACATTAAAGCTGGGAAATGGATTAACGTTTATAGTTTGTACCATCCTACTATGGGGGACACATTTCCTCATCCTACGTGGTTTGGAAGGCGCAGGGAAATTGAACTTTGCAGCAACGGCAGCGAAGGTTCTAGGGTTCTTTGCTTTTATTATTATTGGTCTTTTTGCTTTTGAAAAAGCAAATATACTCCCCTTAGTGGCCGAGAGATTTGATGATGCGGGACAATCTATGGGATTGCTAAGTCAAGTAAACAATGCTGCTCTCAATACTTTGTGGGCATTTCTCGGAATAGAGTCCGCGATTGTTTTTGCATCGCGCGCAAAAAAACAGTCAGATGTAAAAAAAGCAACGATTGTCGGTCTGTTTATAGCCCTTACTATTTATATTGGAATAAGTACTCTTGTGATGGGAATGATGGATCAAAATGCACTCATCCAGTCAGATAAGCCGTTAATTGATGCGATTCAAACCGTATTAGGACCCGTTGCTGGGAAGATTTTAGCAGGTATGGGATTAATCAGCTTAATAGGCTCGACAATTGGTTGGGTAATGTTGAGTTCGGAGGTACCTTATCAAGCAGCAAAGCAGGGACTATTCCTTCCAGCATTCTTAAAGGAAAACAAGAAGGGACTGCCGTTATTCTCTTTGATCTTAACGAATGGGATTGGCCAGCTTTTTCTGTTTTCAACCGTATCAAAATCAATTTCGGATGCATTTGACTTCGTCATCGCTATTGCAACGTTATCCTATTTGGTTCCGTACTTTATATCAGCAGTTTATCAAATGAAGCTGGTTGTTACAGGTGACACGTATAAAGGGAATAAATCACGTTACACGGATGGAGTAATTTCCCTTCTTGCGGTTATCTATTCTGTTTATGTGATTATCGCCGGAACCGCTGATATAAAGACATTTGCCTTGGGTGTACTGCTGCTAGCTAGCGGAATATTCTTCTATGGACCACTTAAGAAAAAACAAACTATAGCAGATAACCATAAAGCAGCCTAA
- a CDS encoding MASE3 domain-containing protein: MKGCESMKSTMTETKFLIFTVSAIVLLMLVRIFQPELNTIYEPNNYVGIHTVLEVLCIAISVTIFLYGLKYYRSSRSSRMLFLAFTFFIVGMVDILHMISFKGMPALITESSVAKATWFWVIARVIQSLFLLVLLLLPDWRLKRDYWPLFLVTGLLLSGGIGALVILFEGNLPMLVIEGKGTTVLKNIIEYFVSLILFISLIITLYHYYLEKSEEKLYFALAMVFFLLTELIFTIYQSVFDLDNFLGHVFKVFGFYFILKSFYFSKMATVVERKNAIALPDQPGMFFSLKKRGNEFICLDIKGELLQTIGYHQDEIIGRPLTEVFLPMDASINDYCYLAQKLKETVTFEMDCMEKSLLISIKTSFNEENQDVILGTVIDMTGVLQQKLSHKNMNNEDKNVRVVM, from the coding sequence ATGAAGGGATGTGAGAGTATGAAATCGACGATGACGGAAACAAAGTTCTTGATTTTCACAGTTAGTGCAATTGTATTATTAATGCTGGTTCGTATTTTTCAGCCAGAATTGAATACCATCTATGAACCTAATAATTATGTAGGGATACATACGGTATTAGAGGTTCTTTGCATCGCGATATCTGTTACTATCTTTCTCTATGGTCTTAAGTATTATCGTTCGAGTAGATCTAGCAGAATGTTGTTCTTAGCATTTACCTTCTTTATTGTCGGGATGGTCGACATACTCCATATGATTTCCTTTAAAGGCATGCCCGCTCTTATTACGGAAAGCTCTGTTGCAAAAGCAACCTGGTTTTGGGTGATTGCCAGAGTGATTCAATCATTATTTCTCCTCGTTCTGCTTCTTCTTCCTGACTGGAGATTAAAGAGGGACTATTGGCCTCTTTTTCTGGTAACTGGCCTCCTCCTTTCTGGAGGAATTGGGGCTCTCGTGATACTTTTTGAGGGAAATCTTCCGATGCTAGTTATAGAAGGAAAAGGCACCACAGTATTAAAAAATATCATAGAGTATTTTGTCAGTCTTATCCTATTTATTTCCTTGATTATTACTTTATATCATTATTATTTAGAGAAAAGCGAAGAAAAGCTTTACTTCGCTTTGGCAATGGTGTTCTTCCTTTTAACTGAATTAATTTTTACAATTTATCAAAGTGTCTTTGATCTAGATAATTTTTTAGGTCATGTTTTTAAAGTTTTTGGTTTTTACTTCATCTTAAAAAGCTTTTATTTTTCAAAAATGGCTACGGTGGTCGAAAGGAAAAATGCAATTGCCCTTCCAGATCAGCCAGGAATGTTTTTTTCATTGAAGAAGCGGGGTAATGAGTTTATTTGTCTAGACATTAAAGGTGAGCTGCTGCAAACAATTGGTTATCATCAGGATGAGATTATTGGAAGGCCGTTAACGGAAGTCTTCTTACCTATGGATGCATCGATTAATGATTATTGTTATTTGGCACAAAAACTAAAGGAAACGGTCACCTTTGAAATGGATTGTATGGAAAAATCTTTGCTGATTTCCATTAAGACTTCCTTTAACGAAGAAAACCAAGATGTTATACTTGGGACTGTAATTGATATGACAGGTGTTCTTCAACAAAAACTAAGTCATAAAAATATGAATAATGAAGATAAAAATGTGCGAGTAGTAATGTAG
- the nadE gene encoding ammonia-dependent NAD(+) synthetase — translation MSLQKEIMQALHVNPNIQPMDEIRKRIDFLKTYLQKAKAKGFVLGISGGQDSTLAGRLAQLAVEELRAEGNEALFIAVRLPYGVQQDEDDAQRALSFIQADRDYSFNIKAAVDAVQSEYNSVGQTNPLSDFQKGNVKARTRMIAQYAFGGMEGLLVIGTDHAAEAVTGFYTKYGDGGADVLPLTGLTKRQGKALLKALDAEERLYLKVPTADLLDVKPGQADETELGISYDDIDDYLEGKSVSQDIAEKIEHRYLVSEHKRQVPASMFDSWWQ, via the coding sequence ATGAGTTTACAAAAGGAAATTATGCAGGCGTTACATGTAAATCCTAACATCCAGCCAATGGATGAAATTAGAAAACGGATAGATTTTTTAAAAACCTATTTGCAAAAAGCAAAGGCAAAAGGCTTCGTCCTTGGAATTAGTGGTGGGCAGGACTCTACGCTTGCGGGACGTCTTGCTCAATTGGCTGTTGAAGAACTAAGAGCGGAAGGGAATGAGGCATTATTTATTGCTGTTCGGCTTCCATATGGGGTTCAGCAGGATGAAGACGATGCACAGCGGGCGCTATCATTCATTCAAGCCGATCGTGATTATAGTTTTAATATAAAAGCCGCTGTCGATGCCGTTCAATCGGAATATAATTCGGTCGGTCAAACAAACCCGTTAAGTGATTTTCAAAAGGGGAATGTAAAAGCGAGGACGCGGATGATTGCACAATATGCCTTTGGCGGGATGGAAGGGCTACTTGTCATTGGCACAGATCATGCGGCAGAAGCGGTTACGGGTTTTTATACAAAGTACGGTGACGGCGGTGCAGATGTACTTCCGTTGACCGGGTTAACAAAAAGGCAGGGAAAAGCCTTATTAAAAGCACTTGACGCGGAAGAAAGACTTTATTTGAAGGTACCGACCGCAGACCTGCTTGATGTTAAACCAGGTCAGGCAGATGAAACGGAACTCGGAATCTCCTACGATGACATTGATGATTACCTCGAAGGGAAAAGTGTTTCACAGGACATAGCGGAAAAAATTGAACACCGCTACCTAGTATCAGAACATAAACGTCAGGTTCCAGCTTCTATGTTTGATAGCTGGTGGCAATAA
- a CDS encoding acyl-CoA thioesterase gives MDEKTCNESRVVRTSRIFPNDVNNHNTLFGGKLMSDADMIASISAARHCRKECVTASTDSVDFLSPISPQDSVCFESFVTWTGTSSIEVFVKIIAENLITGNRKIAATAFLTFVALDENGKPTTVPKIIPETEEEKKLHETGQERAEKRKLHRKNSKELAAFITTNKPWE, from the coding sequence ATGGATGAAAAAACCTGTAATGAATCAAGGGTCGTTAGAACCAGCAGGATTTTCCCGAATGATGTAAATAATCATAATACATTATTTGGCGGAAAATTAATGAGTGATGCGGATATGATTGCATCTATTTCAGCTGCGAGACATTGCCGAAAAGAATGTGTAACTGCCTCCACTGATTCAGTAGACTTTCTTAGTCCTATTTCACCGCAAGACTCTGTCTGCTTTGAATCATTTGTTACCTGGACAGGAACCTCTTCAATAGAAGTTTTCGTCAAAATTATTGCTGAAAATTTAATAACAGGAAATCGAAAAATTGCAGCAACTGCCTTCTTAACCTTTGTTGCATTGGATGAAAACGGGAAACCAACCACGGTTCCAAAGATCATCCCCGAGACAGAAGAAGAAAAGAAACTCCATGAAACAGGTCAAGAAAGAGCAGAAAAAAGAAAGCTACATCGGAAGAACAGTAAGGAATTAGCAGCATTCATTACAACAAATAAACCGTGGGAATAA
- a CDS encoding class D sortase, whose product MKNKIFLWSMRVIFLLSLFSVVFCIYQIYYSNSQVDVTLAKWEGKKATRVDESPISGMQFDEQEGESTPIKITAEKVESKKTLYLTSPAKGEVFGKITIPKIKKEFPIIEGTDLEELAKGVGHFIGSVLPGEADNTVLAGHRDTVFRELGSVGIGDLVEVETEAGSFTYKITKQRIVQQDDRTVIVPYNHAVLTLITCYPFDAIGPSTDRFILIGELVEK is encoded by the coding sequence ATGAAAAATAAGATTTTTCTCTGGTCAATGAGAGTAATCTTCCTACTCTCACTTTTCTCTGTTGTCTTTTGTATATATCAAATTTATTATTCTAATTCTCAAGTAGATGTCACTCTAGCAAAATGGGAAGGAAAAAAGGCAACTAGAGTTGATGAATCCCCGATCTCTGGCATGCAATTTGATGAACAAGAAGGAGAATCAACCCCAATAAAAATTACTGCTGAAAAGGTTGAGTCCAAAAAAACACTTTATTTAACATCACCTGCTAAAGGCGAGGTTTTTGGGAAAATTACTATTCCTAAAATTAAAAAGGAATTCCCAATCATCGAGGGGACTGACCTAGAAGAACTGGCAAAAGGAGTCGGGCATTTTATTGGCAGTGTATTACCTGGGGAAGCAGATAATACCGTGTTAGCTGGGCACAGGGATACTGTATTCAGAGAGCTAGGGAGTGTAGGAATTGGTGATCTAGTCGAAGTCGAGACAGAAGCGGGAAGTTTTACATATAAAATCACGAAACAGCGAATTGTCCAACAAGATGACCGTACCGTCATCGTTCCATATAATCATGCCGTTCTAACTCTGATTACTTGCTATCCATTTGACGCTATTGGACCCTCAACAGACCGATTTATCCTGATTGGGGAATTAGTTGAAAAGTAG